In Thermus tengchongensis, a single genomic region encodes these proteins:
- a CDS encoding crossover junction endodeoxyribonuclease RuvC: protein MVVLGIDPGITHLGLGVVEVEPKGTLKARLLHGEVVKTSHKEPAQERVGRIHARVKEALLRFCPEALAVEEQYFYRQNELAYKVGWALGAVLVAAFEAGVPVFAYGPMQVKQALAGHGHAPKEEVALMVRGMLGLKEAPKPSHLADALAIALTHAFYARLEAAKPL from the coding sequence ATGGTGGTTTTGGGCATAGACCCCGGCATCACCCACCTGGGCCTGGGAGTAGTGGAGGTGGAGCCCAAGGGAACCCTCAAAGCCCGCCTCCTCCACGGGGAGGTGGTGAAGACCTCCCACAAGGAGCCCGCCCAGGAACGGGTGGGGCGGATCCACGCCCGGGTGAAGGAGGCCCTCCTCCGCTTTTGCCCGGAGGCCCTGGCGGTGGAGGAGCAGTACTTCTACCGGCAGAACGAGCTGGCCTACAAGGTGGGCTGGGCCCTGGGGGCGGTGCTGGTGGCGGCCTTTGAGGCGGGGGTGCCGGTCTTTGCCTACGGCCCCATGCAGGTGAAGCAGGCCCTGGCCGGACACGGCCACGCCCCCAAGGAGGAGGTGGCCCTCATGGTGCGGGGGATGCTGGGCCTTAAGGAAGCCCCCAAGCCCAGCCACCTGGCGGACGCCTTGGCCATCGCCCTGACCCACGCCTTTTACGCCCGCCTCGAGGCGGCCAAGCCCCTCTGA
- the ftsZ gene encoding cell division protein FtsZ, producing MEGAVIKVIGLGGAGNNAVNRMIEAGLVGVEFIAANTDAQVLAKSLADVRIQLGEKLTRGLGAGGNPEIGEKAALETEDLIAEALEGADLVFLTAGMGGGTGTGSAPVVAEIAKRLGALTVAVVTRPFSFEGPKRLKAAEEGIRRLKEKVDAMVVVQNDRLLSAVDKKVSLKDAFLIADRVLYHGVKGITDVINLPGLINVDFADVKTLLEGAGQVLMGIGAGRGENRVEEAAKTATHSPLLERSIEGAKRLLLNVVGSEDLSLMEAAEVVERVREATGHEDVDILYGVTYDDRAQDELRVILIAAGFGESTVVPKPLRPVDFPTHADLYNFDIPAFIRYGDADYPPRKGN from the coding sequence ATGGAAGGAGCGGTTATCAAGGTCATCGGTCTCGGGGGAGCAGGGAACAACGCGGTGAACCGCATGATTGAGGCGGGGCTTGTGGGGGTGGAGTTCATCGCCGCCAACACCGACGCTCAGGTCCTGGCTAAGAGCTTGGCGGACGTGCGCATCCAGCTGGGGGAGAAGCTCACCCGGGGCCTGGGGGCTGGCGGCAACCCCGAGATCGGGGAGAAGGCGGCCCTTGAGACCGAAGACCTCATCGCCGAGGCCCTGGAGGGGGCCGATCTGGTCTTCCTCACCGCCGGCATGGGGGGCGGCACGGGCACGGGAAGCGCCCCGGTGGTGGCGGAGATCGCCAAGCGGCTGGGAGCCCTCACCGTGGCCGTGGTCACCCGTCCCTTCAGCTTCGAAGGCCCCAAGCGCCTAAAGGCGGCGGAAGAGGGCATCCGGCGCCTCAAGGAAAAGGTGGACGCCATGGTGGTGGTGCAAAACGACCGCCTCCTCTCCGCGGTGGACAAGAAGGTAAGCCTCAAGGACGCCTTCCTCATCGCCGACCGGGTCCTGTACCACGGGGTCAAGGGCATCACCGACGTCATCAATCTCCCCGGCCTCATCAACGTGGACTTCGCCGACGTGAAAACCCTTTTGGAAGGGGCAGGTCAGGTGCTTATGGGCATCGGTGCGGGACGGGGCGAAAACCGCGTGGAGGAAGCCGCCAAAACCGCCACCCACAGCCCCCTCCTGGAACGTTCCATTGAGGGTGCCAAGCGGCTTCTCCTCAACGTGGTGGGCTCCGAGGATCTCTCCCTCATGGAGGCCGCCGAGGTGGTGGAACGGGTACGGGAGGCCACGGGCCACGAAGACGTGGACATCCTCTACGGGGTCACTTACGACGACCGGGCCCAGGACGAGCTCAGGGTGATCCTGATCGCTGCAGGCTTTGGGGAAAGCACCGTGGTGCCCAAACCGCTTAGACCGGTGGACTTCCCCACCCATGCCGATCTCTACAACTTTGACATCCCCGCCTTTATCCGCTATGGGGATGCGGACTACCCCCCCAGAAAGGGCAACTAG
- the ftsA gene encoding cell division protein FtsA — protein MIIAGLDVGTSKVTTVIGELAPDGVLDIIGEGSVPSQGLKRGVVVNLERTTEAIRQSVHQAERVAGVKVERVLLGVGGPHLKSVTSHGLAAIRRGQSIGAADVERAIEQAKAYPFDAELELLHALPLEFKVDGQEGIRDPVGMAGVRLEVDVHLVAAGRGPLANLRRAVEEAGLDIEALVAQTLASGLGVLGPEEEHMTVLLLDVGGGTTDVAVFREGRLAHSSVLPLGGDHVTQDIAQLLKIPFEEAERVKRKYGAALPELADPELVLEINQESGSLGEVPAPELARIIRPRLREILHLARQSVDEALGPLEIKVNRVILTGGSALLRGFDLLARQQYGLPVRVGKPHGVSGLTDVVATPAHATAVGLVRYATTLPQTAPEPRRARERRGQREEKAKGESIWTRIKEILNNLF, from the coding sequence ATGATTATCGCTGGATTGGACGTCGGCACCAGCAAGGTCACCACCGTGATCGGGGAACTGGCCCCCGATGGCGTTTTGGACATCATCGGCGAGGGCAGCGTGCCCTCCCAGGGCTTGAAGCGGGGCGTGGTGGTTAACCTGGAACGCACCACGGAGGCCATCCGCCAAAGCGTCCACCAGGCGGAGAGGGTAGCCGGGGTCAAAGTGGAGCGGGTCCTCCTGGGGGTAGGAGGACCCCATCTCAAGAGCGTGACCAGCCATGGCCTGGCCGCCATCCGCCGGGGCCAGAGCATCGGCGCGGCCGATGTGGAGCGGGCCATCGAGCAGGCCAAGGCGTATCCCTTTGACGCCGAGTTGGAGCTCCTTCACGCCCTTCCCTTGGAGTTCAAGGTGGACGGCCAGGAGGGCATCCGTGACCCCGTGGGCATGGCGGGAGTGCGCCTCGAGGTGGACGTCCACCTGGTGGCCGCGGGCCGGGGGCCCTTGGCCAACTTGCGGCGGGCGGTGGAGGAGGCAGGGCTGGACATCGAGGCCCTAGTGGCCCAGACCCTGGCCAGCGGCCTAGGGGTCTTGGGTCCAGAAGAGGAGCACATGACCGTCCTTCTCCTGGACGTGGGCGGGGGCACCACCGATGTGGCCGTCTTCCGGGAAGGCCGTCTGGCCCACTCCTCCGTTCTGCCCCTGGGTGGGGATCACGTGACCCAGGACATCGCCCAGCTCCTGAAGATCCCCTTCGAGGAAGCGGAAAGGGTGAAGCGCAAGTACGGGGCCGCCTTACCCGAGCTTGCGGATCCCGAGTTGGTTTTGGAGATCAACCAGGAAAGCGGATCCTTGGGAGAGGTGCCCGCTCCTGAACTGGCCCGCATCATCCGCCCCCGCCTGCGGGAGATACTGCACCTGGCCCGCCAGTCGGTGGACGAGGCCTTGGGACCCTTGGAGATTAAGGTCAACCGGGTGATCCTCACCGGCGGGAGCGCCCTCCTCCGAGGCTTTGACCTCCTGGCTCGCCAACAGTACGGGCTCCCGGTGCGGGTGGGCAAACCCCATGGGGTCTCCGGCCTCACCGATGTGGTGGCCACCCCCGCTCATGCCACCGCCGTGGGCTTGGTCCGGTACGCCACCACTCTGCCCCAGACCGCACCTGAACCCCGGAGGGCCAGGGAAAGGAGGGGACAGCGTGAGGAAAAAGCTAAGGGTGAAAGTATTTGGACACGGATCAAGGAGATCTTGAATAACCTGTTTTAG
- a CDS encoding FtsQ-type POTRA domain-containing protein, with protein MWGMRLLLALLLAATLYVASLVLFPVEHITVIGNRHLKTEEILARTQLYAGEPWLWIRSDRLQGLLRDPWVAEARLEKPRIGEVRLILREREPFLPLADGNALATDGTVLPGGAPMAKGPRVEGQGPLPVQDLLALARAYPKATRLRYTPAGFWVETPQGVVFAPEAQLLVKYAHLGMPKGRVYLYSWGVSVSP; from the coding sequence ATGTGGGGGATGAGGCTTCTGCTGGCCTTGCTCCTCGCCGCCACCTTATATGTGGCCAGCCTGGTGCTCTTCCCCGTGGAACACATCACGGTGATAGGCAACCGGCACCTGAAAACCGAGGAGATCCTCGCCCGCACCCAGCTCTATGCGGGTGAGCCCTGGCTTTGGATTCGCTCTGACCGCCTCCAAGGCCTTCTGCGGGATCCTTGGGTGGCGGAAGCCCGGCTGGAGAAGCCTCGGATAGGAGAGGTTCGCCTGATCCTGAGGGAACGTGAGCCCTTCCTCCCCCTGGCAGACGGCAACGCCTTGGCCACGGACGGGACCGTGCTCCCAGGAGGGGCCCCCATGGCCAAGGGCCCCCGGGTGGAGGGCCAAGGCCCCCTGCCCGTCCAAGACCTCCTGGCCCTGGCCCGCGCCTACCCCAAGGCCACCCGGCTCCGCTACACGCCCGCCGGGTTTTGGGTGGAAACACCTCAGGGCGTAGTTTTTGCCCCTGAAGCCCAGCTTCTAGTAAAATACGCCCATTTGGGTATGCCAAAGGGCAGGGTTTACCTGTACTCTTGGGGGGTGAGTGTAAGCCCATGA
- a CDS encoding UDP-N-acetylmuramate dehydrogenase → MRVERVLLKDYTTLGVGGPAELWTVETQEDLLKATEAPYRVLGNGSNLLVMDEGVPERVIRLAGEFATYDLRGWVGAGVLLPLLVQEAARQGLSGLEGLLGIPAQVGGAVKMNAGTRFGEMADALEAVEIFHEGSFHVYLPQELGFGYRQSRLPPGGIVTRVRLKLRERPLEEIRRRMAEVDAARKGQPKRKSAGCAFKNPPGQSAGRLIDERGFKGLRIGDAMVSLEHGNFIVNLGQATARDVLEILNRIQEELPLELEWEVWP, encoded by the coding sequence ATGAGGGTTGAACGGGTGCTCCTTAAGGACTACACCACCTTAGGGGTGGGAGGCCCAGCGGAGCTTTGGACCGTGGAAACCCAGGAGGACCTCCTAAAGGCCACGGAGGCCCCTTACCGGGTCCTGGGGAATGGCTCCAACCTTCTGGTCATGGACGAGGGGGTGCCTGAAAGGGTGATCCGCCTTGCAGGGGAGTTCGCCACCTATGACTTAAGGGGCTGGGTGGGAGCGGGGGTCCTCCTTCCCCTTTTGGTACAGGAGGCTGCCCGCCAAGGGCTTTCCGGCCTCGAGGGTCTCCTCGGCATCCCCGCCCAGGTGGGAGGTGCGGTCAAGATGAATGCGGGAACCCGGTTCGGGGAGATGGCGGATGCCCTCGAGGCGGTGGAGATCTTCCACGAGGGCTCTTTTCACGTCTACCTCCCCCAGGAACTGGGCTTCGGCTACCGCCAAAGCCGGCTTCCCCCAGGGGGCATCGTGACCCGGGTCCGCCTGAAACTGAGAGAACGCCCTCTGGAGGAGATAAGGCGGCGCATGGCCGAGGTGGACGCCGCCAGAAAAGGTCAACCCAAGCGAAAAAGCGCCGGCTGCGCCTTTAAAAACCCGCCGGGCCAGTCAGCAGGCCGGCTCATTGACGAGAGGGGGTTTAAAGGCCTAAGGATAGGCGACGCCATGGTATCCCTAGAACATGGAAACTTTATCGTTAACTTGGGACAGGCCACGGCCAGGGACGTGCTGGAAATCCTAAATCGAATCCAGGAAGAACTGCCCCTGGAGCTGGAGTGGGAGGTGTGGCCTTGA
- the murC gene encoding UDP-N-acetylmuramate--L-alanine ligase: MKRVHIMGLEGVGMSALARLLLGEGIGVTGCDLAPGRRAESLGVPVHRGHDPAHLQEEDTLVVPTPIPLDHPEVEEARRKGMRVLRRMELLAHLLRQRPSLGVTGTHGKTTTTGMLASILLAADLDPWVLLGGELSLLPGNARFGLGPRLAEVDESDPLFQEVEVEVAVATNLEADHIAPAGQRAPNYHASLEELEKAMRGFLSRAKTVVVPAFDPRLLRLSQGLPRKLFGEGGDLWAEEAELGPTGSRFQLVYQGRTLGEARLQVPGAHNVQNALAAALAALSFGVEPWAILQGLALFPGVGRRFQKVGEVRGAWVVDDYAHHPTEVKATLATAMLLGRRVRVLFQPHRLLRTQELWEGFAEALSSAHEVVVLPVYTAGEKAGISPEALSQRIAERLLALGKAARFLDKEEALAYARATAAPEDLWLTLGAGDVTELAWRLVHEG; the protein is encoded by the coding sequence ATGAAACGGGTACACATCATGGGCCTCGAGGGAGTGGGCATGAGCGCCTTGGCGCGCCTCCTACTGGGGGAAGGCATAGGGGTAACCGGGTGCGACCTAGCCCCTGGCCGGCGGGCGGAAAGCCTAGGGGTCCCGGTCCATAGGGGTCACGATCCTGCCCATCTCCAGGAGGAGGACACCCTGGTGGTTCCCACCCCCATTCCCTTGGACCACCCCGAGGTGGAAGAAGCCAGGCGCAAGGGGATGCGGGTGCTGAGGAGGATGGAGCTTCTTGCCCATCTGCTAAGGCAAAGACCCTCCTTGGGGGTTACCGGTACCCACGGCAAGACCACCACCACGGGGATGCTGGCCAGTATCCTTCTGGCCGCGGACCTGGACCCCTGGGTGCTCCTCGGGGGCGAGCTTTCCCTCCTACCTGGAAACGCCCGCTTCGGCCTCGGTCCCCGCCTGGCGGAGGTGGACGAGTCCGATCCCCTCTTCCAGGAGGTGGAGGTGGAGGTGGCGGTGGCCACCAACCTCGAGGCGGACCACATCGCCCCCGCCGGGCAAAGGGCCCCCAACTACCACGCAAGCCTGGAGGAGTTGGAAAAAGCCATGCGGGGCTTTTTGAGCAGGGCCAAGACGGTGGTGGTGCCCGCCTTTGACCCCAGGCTCCTAAGGCTTTCCCAAGGACTCCCCAGGAAGCTTTTCGGGGAGGGAGGGGACCTTTGGGCCGAGGAAGCTGAGCTTGGCCCCACGGGGAGCCGTTTCCAACTCGTGTACCAAGGCCGGACCCTGGGGGAGGCCAGGCTCCAAGTTCCGGGCGCTCACAACGTGCAGAACGCCCTGGCTGCCGCCTTAGCCGCCCTGAGCTTCGGGGTGGAGCCTTGGGCCATTCTCCAGGGCCTCGCCCTCTTTCCGGGGGTGGGGCGTCGGTTCCAAAAGGTGGGGGAGGTACGGGGCGCCTGGGTGGTGGACGACTACGCCCACCACCCCACGGAGGTGAAGGCCACCCTAGCCACCGCCATGCTCCTGGGCCGCCGGGTGCGGGTGCTCTTCCAGCCCCACCGTCTCCTCCGCACCCAGGAGCTTTGGGAAGGCTTTGCCGAGGCCCTATCCTCCGCACACGAGGTGGTGGTTCTTCCCGTGTACACCGCAGGGGAAAAGGCGGGTATCTCCCCCGAAGCCCTTTCCCAAAGGATCGCCGAACGGCTTCTGGCCCTGGGAAAAGCTGCCCGTTTTCTGGACAAGGAGGAGGCCTTGGCCTACGCCAGGGCCACCGCCGCCCCAGAGGACCTCTGGCTCACCCTGGGGGCCGGGGACGTGACGGAGCTCGCCTGGAGGCTCGTCCATGAGGGTTGA
- a CDS encoding UDP-N-acetylglucosamine--N-acetylmuramyl-(pentapeptide) pyrophosphoryl-undecaprenol N-acetylglucosamine transferase, giving the protein MVLLTGGGTGGHLFPALAVAEELRKRGLEVFYLGSQGGLEARLLPETSIPHALIPAGKLDRGAFRPKEAQKLLLGLGAAWRLLVGKRPRAILSTGGYAGFPGAMVGELKGIPVLLHEQNAKLGLAIRLLAPMAQGLALSVPVTLAPRLARKARVTGYPVREVRYPKAEAKARLGFPPDKPLLLILGGSQGSLELNEKLPPLLKPLGLPVLHQVGERWLERYRHLEEDHYRIAGFVDTPLAMSAADLLLARAGAGTLAEAAYHRLPALLFPLSPSLDGGAQAANAQAYRKAGGVELGDLARLAEQVERILARPEPYQEGMARLSPEGAAGRLADWLEEFL; this is encoded by the coding sequence GTGGTCCTCCTAACCGGGGGCGGAACCGGGGGGCACCTTTTCCCCGCCTTGGCGGTGGCAGAGGAGCTTAGGAAGCGGGGCCTCGAGGTCTTCTACCTGGGAAGCCAAGGGGGCCTCGAGGCCCGCCTCCTCCCCGAAACCTCTATCCCCCACGCCTTGATCCCCGCAGGTAAGCTGGACCGAGGTGCCTTCAGGCCAAAGGAAGCCCAGAAACTCCTCCTAGGCCTTGGGGCCGCCTGGCGCCTTCTTGTTGGGAAAAGGCCCAGGGCCATCCTCTCCACCGGGGGGTATGCCGGGTTTCCCGGGGCCATGGTGGGGGAACTTAAGGGGATTCCCGTCCTCCTCCACGAGCAAAACGCCAAGCTGGGCCTGGCCATAAGGCTCCTCGCCCCCATGGCCCAGGGCCTGGCCCTCTCCGTGCCGGTAACCCTGGCCCCGAGGCTTGCCCGCAAGGCCCGGGTCACCGGTTACCCCGTGCGGGAGGTGCGCTACCCCAAGGCCGAGGCCAAGGCCAGGCTGGGCTTCCCCCCGGACAAGCCCTTGCTCCTCATCCTCGGGGGAAGCCAGGGTAGCCTGGAACTCAACGAGAAGCTCCCTCCCCTGCTCAAACCCCTAGGCCTCCCTGTCCTTCACCAGGTGGGGGAGCGCTGGCTGGAGCGTTACCGGCATCTGGAAGAAGACCACTACCGGATTGCGGGCTTCGTGGACACCCCCCTGGCCATGAGCGCCGCGGATCTCCTCCTCGCCCGGGCCGGGGCAGGTACCCTGGCGGAGGCCGCCTACCACCGCCTGCCCGCCTTGCTGTTTCCCCTTTCCCCCAGCCTGGACGGAGGTGCCCAGGCGGCCAACGCCCAAGCCTACCGGAAGGCAGGCGGGGTGGAGCTTGGGGATCTGGCCCGGCTGGCCGAGCAGGTGGAGAGGATCCTGGCGCGCCCCGAGCCCTACCAGGAGGGTATGGCCCGCCTTTCCCCTGAGGGCGCCGCGGGGCGGCTGGCGGATTGGCTGGAGGAATTCCTATGA
- a CDS encoding FtsW/RodA/SpoVE family cell cycle protein — protein MDPVLLLSALLLMAFGLLGVGVAEPNLLPSHLLRIGAALGAMILGLLLPPARLLRHARLLLAATFLLLALVLMVGSGPGEVRRWFYLGPLAFQPSELAKVVLVYYLASFVGRKGNDYPIVGAAALVGLTAGLVLVEPDFATALFLVTLAGLLFILAGVPWRRLIMVSLAGTLVLAPFSGIYFARFRYVSERFTGFVDYLQGEASPSQTAYQVLQAQKALILGGPLGQGPSGNLPHLPEAHNDMVFASVVFATGWLGGFMVLLLFFLIFTRGLSLALRLPGPLGLVALGLTLYLTLQAALNIGVTVGFLPVTGVPLPLVSYGGSSLLVSGFAVGALMRLAREASRKGVEPWSS, from the coding sequence ATGGATCCCGTCCTCCTCCTAAGCGCCCTTCTCCTCATGGCCTTCGGCCTCCTGGGCGTGGGGGTGGCAGAGCCCAATCTCCTCCCTAGCCACCTCCTCCGCATTGGAGCCGCGCTTGGGGCCATGATCCTGGGCCTTCTCCTGCCTCCCGCCAGGCTCCTTCGCCACGCCCGCCTCCTCCTTGCCGCCACCTTCCTTCTCCTCGCGTTGGTCCTCATGGTGGGAAGCGGCCCAGGAGAGGTGCGGCGGTGGTTTTACCTTGGGCCCTTAGCCTTCCAACCCTCGGAACTCGCCAAGGTGGTGCTGGTCTACTACCTGGCCTCCTTTGTGGGGCGGAAGGGAAACGACTACCCCATCGTGGGGGCCGCAGCCCTGGTGGGCCTCACCGCAGGGTTGGTGCTGGTAGAACCCGACTTCGCCACCGCCCTCTTCCTGGTAACCCTAGCCGGCCTCCTCTTCATTCTGGCGGGGGTACCCTGGCGAAGGCTCATCATGGTGAGCCTGGCAGGGACCTTGGTCCTAGCCCCCTTTTCCGGGATCTACTTCGCCCGCTTCCGCTACGTGTCCGAGCGCTTTACGGGCTTTGTGGATTACCTTCAGGGTGAGGCCAGCCCCTCCCAGACCGCCTACCAGGTTCTCCAGGCCCAGAAGGCCCTGATCCTGGGCGGTCCTCTTGGCCAGGGTCCTTCGGGAAACCTTCCGCACCTGCCCGAGGCCCACAACGACATGGTCTTTGCCAGCGTGGTCTTCGCCACCGGCTGGCTAGGAGGGTTCATGGTGCTCTTGCTCTTTTTTCTGATCTTTACCCGGGGGCTCTCCCTGGCCCTCAGGCTTCCTGGACCCTTGGGGTTGGTGGCCCTGGGCCTTACCCTTTACCTCACCCTGCAGGCTGCTTTGAACATCGGGGTGACTGTGGGATTCCTGCCGGTCACGGGGGTACCGCTCCCCCTGGTTTCCTATGGGGGAAGCTCCCTTTTGGTTTCCGGCTTCGCCGTGGGCGCCCTGATGCGCCTGGCCCGAGAAGCGTCCAGGAAGGGGGTGGAGCCGTGGTCCTCCTAA
- a CDS encoding Mur ligase family protein, translating to MILVYGLGRSGLGVLRFLKKRGLPARFYDDWPKEIEVQEALRLGFTPDWNLEGDYPEVVAAPGVPLSHPNLEALKARGTLILGEAELAYRLSSTPIIGITGTAGKTSTTLFTAHLLRGQGLKALEGGNVDPPLVSVVDEAEVVVAELSSFQLERIHVFRPRVAVLLNLGVDHLDRHGSVEAYHQAKLNLLKNLTPEDALVYNEGDPKVRRAALASPARLYPFTPGNSPRETNQRAALEATRAYLELLGRPLNTDLLEESLKTLPSPPHRFQIFARKGEVVFIDDSIATRTPSVAAALEAAPAPIAWILGGEDKGADLEPLRPLLSRVRVVLAIGRDGPKMAEALGGGVEVVVLPQADGRAALRQAVAEALKRLERGSVLLAPLAASFDQFRDYRDRAQAFREAVYVLGGEPWIPSSS from the coding sequence ATGATCCTGGTCTATGGCCTGGGACGAAGCGGACTTGGGGTTTTGCGCTTCTTGAAGAAGCGGGGACTTCCCGCCCGCTTCTACGACGACTGGCCCAAGGAGATAGAGGTACAGGAGGCTTTGAGGCTGGGCTTCACCCCGGACTGGAACCTGGAGGGGGACTACCCGGAGGTGGTGGCCGCCCCCGGGGTACCCCTTTCCCACCCCAACCTCGAGGCCCTGAAGGCCCGCGGGACTCTGATCCTTGGGGAAGCGGAGCTGGCCTACCGCCTCTCTTCCACCCCCATCATCGGCATCACCGGCACCGCCGGCAAGACCTCCACCACCCTCTTCACCGCCCATCTCCTTAGGGGGCAGGGGCTTAAGGCCCTCGAGGGGGGCAACGTGGATCCCCCCTTGGTCAGCGTGGTGGACGAGGCCGAGGTGGTAGTGGCCGAGCTCTCCAGCTTCCAGCTGGAAAGGATCCACGTCTTCCGCCCCCGGGTGGCGGTCCTCCTCAACCTGGGGGTGGACCACCTGGACCGGCACGGGAGCGTGGAGGCCTACCACCAAGCCAAGCTGAACCTCCTCAAGAACCTAACCCCTGAGGACGCCCTGGTCTACAACGAAGGAGACCCCAAGGTGCGGCGGGCGGCCCTGGCCTCCCCCGCCCGGCTCTACCCCTTTACCCCCGGAAACTCCCCCAGGGAAACCAACCAAAGGGCGGCCCTCGAAGCGACCCGGGCCTACCTGGAACTCCTGGGCCGCCCCTTGAACACGGATCTTCTCGAAGAAAGTTTAAAAACCCTCCCCTCCCCCCCCCATCGCTTCCAGATCTTTGCCCGGAAGGGGGAGGTGGTTTTCATCGATGATTCCATCGCCACCCGCACTCCCTCGGTGGCCGCTGCCCTGGAGGCCGCCCCAGCCCCTATCGCCTGGATCCTGGGCGGGGAGGACAAGGGAGCTGACCTCGAGCCCCTTCGCCCCCTCCTTTCCCGGGTACGGGTGGTTTTGGCCATCGGTCGGGATGGCCCCAAGATGGCCGAGGCCTTAGGGGGTGGGGTGGAGGTGGTGGTCCTCCCCCAGGCCGATGGACGGGCCGCCCTGCGGCAAGCGGTGGCCGAGGCCTTAAAGCGCCTGGAACGGGGAAGCGTCCTCCTGGCTCCCCTGGCCGCCAGCTTCGATCAGTTCCGGGACTACCGGGACCGCGCCCAGGCCTTCCGGGAAGCGGTCTACGTCCTAGGAGGTGAGCCATGGATCCCGTCCTCCTCCTAA
- a CDS encoding phospho-N-acetylmuramoyl-pentapeptide-transferase, translating to MALALLFSWFLTAVWIVFMRSLGLGKKVRADGPQNHLAKQGTPSMGGVAFLLAGFLAYSLIGRDGFAGLWLLGLGFALLGLLDDLGGSLARPLRAREKLALQTLMALIFALWAVRQVAYTPWPLADVLLVLLAVVGAANAFNLTDGLDGLLASVAAVLLLPFYPYPIAQTLLGALLGFLWHNAPRAKVFMGDTGSQALGAMLAGLFTLTGKLWLLPLAGIIPVLEVLSVVVQVLYFRRTGKRLLRMSPLHHHLELSGWEESKIVFRFTILTALATALAFNLGGGA from the coding sequence ATGGCCCTAGCCCTTCTCTTCTCCTGGTTTCTCACTGCGGTCTGGATCGTGTTCATGAGAAGCCTGGGCCTGGGCAAGAAGGTCCGTGCCGACGGACCCCAAAACCATCTGGCCAAACAGGGTACCCCCAGCATGGGGGGCGTGGCCTTCCTCCTAGCGGGTTTTCTGGCCTACAGCCTGATAGGGCGGGACGGGTTCGCCGGCCTTTGGCTCCTGGGCCTGGGCTTCGCCCTCCTGGGGCTTTTGGACGACCTGGGGGGCAGCCTCGCCCGGCCCCTAAGGGCCCGCGAAAAACTCGCCCTACAGACCCTAATGGCCTTGATCTTCGCTCTTTGGGCGGTGCGGCAGGTGGCCTACACCCCCTGGCCCCTCGCGGATGTGCTCCTCGTCCTTCTGGCGGTGGTGGGTGCGGCCAATGCCTTCAACCTCACGGATGGCCTGGATGGGCTTTTAGCCAGCGTGGCCGCCGTGCTCCTCCTTCCCTTTTACCCTTACCCCATTGCCCAAACCCTCCTGGGGGCTCTCCTGGGCTTCCTCTGGCACAACGCCCCCCGGGCCAAGGTCTTCATGGGGGACACGGGAAGCCAGGCCCTGGGGGCCATGCTGGCCGGGCTTTTCACCCTTACGGGAAAGCTTTGGCTTCTCCCCCTGGCCGGCATCATCCCCGTACTGGAGGTGCTCTCCGTGGTGGTTCAGGTCCTCTACTTCCGGAGGACGGGGAAGCGCCTTCTGCGCATGAGCCCCTTGCACCACCACCTGGAGCTTTCCGGATGGGAGGAAAGCAAAATCGTCTTCCGCTTCACCATCCTCACCGCCTTGGCCACGGCCTTGGCCTTCAACCTTGGGGGAGGAGCATGA